The sequence TCCTTTGTGTGATGCCCCTGAACAAAAATTTCTCAACTCCTCATTTACCTCTGATTGCATCCAGAGGCCGTCCTGTTTTGCCACCGTTGGAGTTTTCATGCTTttagggggggaggaaaaaaacaaccaacttTCACGTGACACTGGAAAACAGTTTTCCACCCTCCAAGGAAGGGTGAGGCGGGAGGAGCTATTTAATTCTTAAGTCAGGAAACAAGCCGCCTGTTTGTACACCAGATAAATTAGGAGAAGAAGGCTTCATTTTTGCTTCTAATTTGAGGTTTTAAGTTTCTCTTCGGCTTCCTGGGCAGACGGACGTCTGTTTTCCTGCAAATGGCGAAGTATCTCTAACAGGAACCAGCTGTGGGTCTCCTTTTGGAAGAAAGGATGGGGAGGGGGAACGAAGATTGGTGAGGGGTGGGAGGAGATTTCAAATGGGAACCGAATCCTTGGGGCTTGTCCAATAAACCCTCTGGCACAATCTCTGAGCTTTCCCATGGTGTGTCTGTCCTGTTTGATCCCCCCAGAATGTGGTCACTCGTCCTCCTGTTAGCCACGCTGTTGCCCGTGGCAAACGTGGCAGCCATGGAATCTTCTCTGGACAAAATGCTGGACTCTCAGTGGGAGCTTTGGAAGAAAATTCACCGGAAGGATTATAATGGCAAGGTAAGGGCCCGGAAGCTGCCCGACTCTCACCTGGGCGTGAAATCCATTTGCGCCAAATACAATCCTGCTGTGCCAACGGCTTCTTTGTGCCGCCTAAAAAAGCCAGCTGAGGGCAGCCTTCAGAGATCAGCTAAACAGCCCACTAGGCAGATTTAAATTTGTAACGCGAGCCTAATATCTTATCATTCAAGATGATGAGGACTAGACTCTTAGTTCCTTTTAAAGCTAAAGGCTGCAATGGAGTAGTAACTGCACTGCGGGCTAACAATCCAGGTAAAACTTTTAATGCCCCCTTGCTGGGCTGGGAAAGATCCTGTCTGAAATCTCAGGGGATCCCATGTGAGTAAGAAATCTGATTTATAGACCTGTCGGGTGAAGGAAAACTCTTCTGCAAAGTCTTACCCAATTCTACCTCCAGGGGTGCCATAGATCAAATCTGTTCCCAGGCTtatatttctgcctctgaaaaccgTAGCACAAATTCTTGAGTAAGCGAAATAAAATTTAGGGATTTCATCCTCATTTTTAAACAAGCAACCAGAACTTTGGGGCATAGAAATGCTCCCCATGTAACATTCAGGAATCCAGaccgaaaaacaaaacaaaaacattttgccaCGTGGATATCAGCTGAGTCTTTGAATCTAACTTTTGCTTGGGCATCTTAACAGATGGAAGAAATTCCCCGAAGGATCATATGGGAGAAAAACCTGAAATACATCAATACCCATAATTTGGAATTCTCCCTGGGAAGACACACGTTTGAGCTGGCCATGAACCACCTGGGGGACATGGTAAGATGCGACGGTTTCTCTGTTCGATAATCAAAATGGGATGTTTGCTCAATGATAACGATGCTGCGGATTTAAAATTGCGCCTTTGTGCTAGCTGGAAAAATCAAAttttctttgcagttttcttCTCTATGCTAAAGAAACCAGGTTAACAAATGTACCAAAATGTCTTTGGGCAAATAACCCGAAGTGAGAATTGTTGTGCAATTCATTGACGTGGAAAATCCACAGAATTTCCCTATTTACTGGTTGCAATGCCTGAGCTAATTTTGAAGCAAatgctgtatttttttccccaacgcGTATTTGTGCTAATTTGGCATCGATGCCCAAGCTGTGACTCACATGACACATTAAAACTATATTTTCCATTTGGCCTTGGTGCATGTAATTATATTCTCTTATACATTTTGGCCTCCTAGGttgcattttctctttctctctcagaaaGTGTGCTCCTTGGGACATCCCCCTAATCTTCCAACCACAGAAAATGCatcaatagagttgaaagggtccttggagatcttctagtccaacccctagtcCATCGAAGAGACAACCACAATTCTAGACCTTGGCATGGTTTTAGGAATTCAGATGTGGGTGGTCTTGTCTGGTGGTCTTCTCTGCCTGGAGGCCTTCCagttggctggggatgatgggacctATGGAGGCTTAGGGAACAATTTGGAGAAGGTCGTTTTGTGGTCTCGGGTGTAAAAGCCATCATGAACTGGATTTTTATCAGAGATCAGAATCCCATATTCTGCTTAGCcatcttcccctttctttcttttcctctttttcccgTCTTCAGACCAGCGAGGAGGTTGTTCAGAAGATGATGGGGCTTAAAGTCCCTCCGTCTCGTATCCAAAATAATGAGACTCTTTACATTCCTGACTGGGAGAAAAAAGTTCCAGATACTGTCGATTACCGGAAAAAGGGCTACGTAACCCCAGTCAAAAACCAGGTAAGGGCCCGGCTGGTCCTTTTCGTGGGCTGATGATTGTTCGATGGAGATCCTGTTGCATCTCTGTCAGGATATTATTCCCTTGTGTGTTTCACTCTTTTCGGTTGGTCCACTGATGCAGCTTCATTCATGCACCTTCCATCTCTGCGCTTCCCAAAGTTGGCTTTCTAAGGCGTTAAAAATCAGAATTTCATTCCCTTTTGGCAACCGAGAGATCTATTAGACCTTCCTCTGGTCCTCATAGGCGATCAGGAATGACAGGAAGGAAAAGGATCCAATGGCAGACAGAATCGGAGCATTAAGTACATTAAGTAGAACTgaagttaaataaaaataaaaaataaaattccgaTAATGGAAAGCTGTAATAGTGTGACTGTGATTTTAAAGGTTttagccggtttagctctgcctggtaaggcctgttattaagaacacaaagcctgcaattactgcaggttcgagcccggcccaaggttgactcagccttccatcctttataaggtaggtaaaatgaggacccagattgttgggggggcaataagttgactttgtaaatatatacaaatagaatgagactattgccctatacattgtaagccgccctgagtcttcggagaagggcggggtataaatgtaaacaaacaaacaaaaaaaaaaaaaggttaaaaatgttgaataaaaatattaaataaaataaaaaaataaaaaataaaacttctaaTAGAGCAAGCAGCTTAGGCAAGAGAGCGAAAGGAAGCCAGGGGTGTCTGATGAGGGATGGAAGAGCCAATTCTgagatatttaaaattatttattcctaGTCATTGAAAGAATAACATTTCACCAGCCTTTCAGAAAGGTTCCTGCTTTTTGCTTGGCTGCAGACCAGTAATCCAGGGGTgcttgtggaaaaaaataaaataaaataaacctgatAGACACGGACGCAGACACACAGCTGTGTCAAGATTTGGGGTTCGTTCCTCCTGTTTGGCAGCCGTTCTTCTCCCTTGGCAGGGCCAGTGTGGGTCTTGCTGGGCGTTCAGCTCGGTGGGCGCTCTGGAGGGGCAGCTGAAGAAGAAGACGGGCAAAGTGCTTAATCTGAGCCCCCAAAATCTCGTGGACTGTGTCACCAGCAACAGCGGCTGTGGTGGGGGCTACATGACCAACGCCTTTGAGTACGTGAGGGAGAACCGGGGAATCGATTCGGACGTCTCTTATCCCTACATCGGCCAGGTAGGGGCCTGCCTCCCATTTCAACTAGCATCCCCTTTCAGATGGCCTCTGGATAGGGGAGACTCCCCAAGTTGACTCACGGTCAGATAAAATACCCTAAATAATTTTGTGCCACCGAAATGGACAAAATACAGAGCCATTAAAATGCCGGTGGCGCCTTACCGTGGCAAATTGGAAAAACAATGGGGGTGTTTTGATTGAGACCGTCCACGTGCCAACGGTCATctcaattaatttaattaaatggaGGAGTTGAGGAACTGGACAGAGTTTGGAGGGTGAGGAGATGGTTTTATTGGGAGAGGGAACCTGCTGATGGCAGGAGACCTGAAGAGATGGACTCGGCCTTGAAAGGATTTGGTTATAAAGGAAAGAAGATCTGATGTGGAAATCCACCCTCTTTCCTTCTCCGTAGGATGAAAATTGCATGTATAATCCTACCGGTAAGGCTGCCAAATGCCGTGGTTTCCGAGAGATCCCGGAGGGCAACGAGCGGGCTCTGAAAAGGGCCGTAGCCCGGATCGGCCCCGTTTCGGTGGGCATCGATGCCAGCTTGTCTTCCTTCCAGTTCTACAGCCGAGGTGAGTCGGGAAATAAGTCAGTTGTCAAGACTGGGGTTACATAGGGAAGCCATTCTGCCCACCTGGGACACGGGAAGTCACCTTGGGGTCTCCTTCTCTTGAATTAGCGGAGTGTTTTCTGTAATTGGACTCCCAAAACCTTCCCTGTCCTTCTGTGGATTTTAATTCATTGCTGTTAGAAAAATGTACCTTTTCACTCATCCTGGGACGTCAAGAGAAGCATTATCTCCCCATACCTCAAGGATCTGGCTGTCAAAAGGAAGTTGGTTTCTCCAAAATTGAAGGCTTCTCTTTCTGATTTTCTCAGGGGTGTATTACGATGAAAACTGCAATGCTGGTAACATCAATCACGCTGTCCTGGCAGTGGGTTATGGGAGTCAAAAAGGCACCAAGCACTGGATCGTGAAAAACAGGTATTGCTCAATTTACCCTCCATTTTATGCAATAAATACCTTCTGGTATAACAAACCCTGTATTTTGGGATAGATAACCATCAGAAAACCATAAATGCAACTTATGTTAtatgtaatcatcatcatcatcatcatctcccccaattaaggaagaaaaatatactgGAAAAGCTAGCTCTGGTCACAAATAAAAACTTCATAATCCAAATGTCACTTACCATCACAAAGCTGGATGACCAAATGGTAGCGATTTCAAAGTctaacctttatttttctttccatccCCAGTTGGGGGGAAGAGTGGGGCGACAAAGGCTACATCCTCATGGCCAGGAATATGGAGAACGCCTGTGGAATTGCCAACTTAGCCAGCTTCCCAAAGATGTGAGCGACGGTGGCCAAACCTGGTGGCAGACCCTGGTCCTTCCTTGGCCGATGGCTGGATTCCCGAGCCGATGAGAGGGACACTGATACATAAAGGACCCATTTGGTTTCATAAGCAGTGCTGAGAgtgcattaaaaatatttaatcttccagtttttttaaaaaaataaattgttgctgcattttttttcctttgcaaaagCTGGAGAACTGTCTTCCTAGGAGGCATAACTTTCAAATAGAAAAATCCAGATGGAAAACTTTGGTCTCGAAGTATTTTCTTGGCTTCTGAAGTAAGAACTgatgaaaaaaaatagtaaaaataagcatttttgtaagccacccagagtcactggaGTGAgtttgatggacttcaactccagccacatggggaattctgggagttgaagtccacaagtcttaaagttgaacaGCCCTGCCTTAAGCCGAGATTGTGTTCCTTCACTTCTTCACCACTTGGCAGAAATTTACTGCTGCAAATTGGATTGACTGGGCAGAGACAGCCTCTTAGCGCAACTGGAttggtgtgtgtgcgtgtgcagaaCTGGGGTATCGGAACGCCACTGAATTCCTGGATCCCTGCTAGAGGTTGGGGTATCTGCAGAGAAAACCAgtgttgggtgggggggggggtcacactCCTGTTAGCAAGGAAAGAGAAAGCCTATTTCCCAAACGGGCTTCGGAAGTTGTGACCCGGAGAAGGAAAAATTACACACCCGCCTCCAATTGTACAAACCAGGAAGCTTTTCTCTGAAGAAGCGCATTATTCTTGCAAGCATCCAAATGAGGAAATGGATAAACaaattcctccccccacccccgaccaGGAAAAATGAAACTCTACCCaggtgttaaaaaaaaagagcatttgTGTGTGATGGTTCACTAAAATAAGATATTTTGGGTTACGCATGGCCCCCCTACAAATCCCTACATGACTAATAAATACACCTGGTTCAAGGAGGATATTCTTAAATGGTGCATTTGCCCATCCTGACAAGCTGTTCTCCGGAGGAAAGCATGATCCCCTCCCCTTGGTTTGGGGTTTTGCAGCTGGAGGGAGGATCTGGTTGCAAATTCTGTTCCTCCTTTCTGTTCCTTTTGGTAGTTGCCAGCTGCATCTCTTTGAGAAAAAGGAAGTTTGTGCATTTTCACTCACAGCCCCTTGTGCACAAAGGCCTGTGACCTCTGGGGTCTCCTTGCCTAAGCTAGCCAAGAGTGCGCCGAAAGTTGTAGCTTCGTAGCTCCTGTTTCAATTGTGCTGAAAGCATGGGGTGCTTGACCAACCGTTCTCCAGACCTCACAACAGCCGTTGGCTTCAAGCCTCTGGGCTACACTGTCCACATCCCAGCAACTAAGGCTCAGTTGCCTATGGGCTCAAGTTATCCATGAACTCTTGAGGGCAGCTGACCCAATAAATCATGATTGGTTAGGTTcaccccacacatgcacacacccagAGGTAAGCCATGACTTACAAACACGGGATCCGAGTCCAGAAAGTAATCAAAAGAATATCCAGAATAATTGACTTGGAAGggagcttagaggtcttctagtccaacccctgctcaagaaggaaaccctatgccagttcagacaaatggttgtccagtgtcttcttaaaaacctccagtgctggagcatttacagcttctggaagcaagctagaagtgatcaattgttctcactgccaggaaatttctccttaattctaggttgcttctctccttgataagtttccatctgttgcttcttgctctgccttcaggtgctttggagaataggttgaccccctcttctttggagcagcccctcaagatattggaacagtgctatcatgtcacccttagttcttcttttcatcaaactagacatactcagttcctgcaatccTTCTTCCtgcaagttttagcctccagttccctagctTTAAGGCTAGCTGGGATGGGCCTATTctaagttaaagtccacacatcttaccaAGGTCACACTCCTCAGACAATAAGGAGACCCAGAGAGGGGAACATTGTGTGTGTTCATGTTTGCCCACGAGCAGCCAAGCTTTTCAACAGGAAATCAACCCTCTCCATGCAAGCCCATCATCCTGGTCTTTCTGGGCAAAAACTCAGGCTCAATGTGGCGTTCTTCCAACCTTCATCCCCTTAAAGGATGAGCAAAAAACCTGGTAAAACCCAGCAAGGAAAAACAGAGAAGATCATTTTTGGTTTGGCTGAAAGTGAAAATCACAGTCCATTTCCTTGTTTGGGGCAGGCTCACGTGACAAGGGTAATAAATTGATTGTCTCCTGTTGGCACCGGCATTGGGCGGCTGCTGCTTTGGTGAGCGGCTGTGTTCGGCTACGGAGTTAGCAAACAATTGGCAGAAAAGAGAAAATTATTCTCTGAGGGGGGTCAGATATTGGATGAGTACAATTTGGAAAAGTCTGCCAGCTGAAAGATGTTCAGGTAGGTAGAAGGCCATCTTCTTCCATGCAACACTTTATTTGAGCAGGGTGAGAAAATCAGTTTTTTTGTCAAAGGAGATTTGCAAGAATGTTAACTTTTAGTTTTGAATCTGGATAATGCTGGGTATCTTTTTATTGGGGTTCGTATCTAACAAGTAAGAAACAAGGAATTTACTACCAAACCTGGATCTGACAGGAACTTACAGCCATGACACTTTGACGGACTAATTACTTTCTTCCTGTTTTGAGTGTATTTGTTTAGcaaaaattaaatatgagccGAGTCTTCATTAGCAAAGGTGTGTTTGGTTTAAGAAATTGGAGATACAAAGGAGATCTATCTCCTTGATTCTTTGCATGTTTTCCAAGCAGCCTAATTCAAAATGATATCCTCCAATTTCATACCAGACTTGACAGAAATGTGATGGGTAAGGAACTTTTCAcatcattaaaatatttatttgagatACAACCTCTCCAACTTCCAGTGAGTGTTTAACTTACTGCTTGCTTTAATTTTGGAAGCTGCCTGGAGTCCCTGTGAGTGAGTTGGGAGGCCGTATAAATGTTcttaacaaataaatgaaatagtgctttatcttccttgcatTGTGAGCAAACTCAGTAATGTAACTGAAAGTGGGGCAATATGTTGCCTAGTGGACTTCGCTATTTCTTTGTAAAGAAGCGAAGCAAGATTCCTTTGAGAGTATCCTGCATTTGGTAAAGTGCATTTAGGAGTCGATTTATCGGAGTGGGATAGGGAGATTGCACAATGTCTCCAGTAATTTGATCACAATGGACATTAGGTATTGTGGCTTCAAAATTGTACAAACTTCTGACTGAACACCCTTGCTGCATTGTGCGAAGAAACGTTCTTACAGGAGCATAAATAGTCAGCATTTCAACTATATCAATGGGCTTCCTTCTTGACTTGCTAGTAATTGAGCAAAGAgagttaaacaatagtttctctgGCGTGCCCTGACTTGAAGAAATCCAGAGTGATCATTGTTACGATTCATAAATGCAAGGCAGTCTTCTCTCAAGCTCATGTTGTCGTTCCAAATTTGAGTGGTTCTCTTAGTTCATAATCCTATATTTCAACAGGATGGAGAGACACGTTTGGTTGATGGCCTTTTGTGTTATTGTCGCGTCTGCACCCCAGTGGCGCAGGGACCCCAAGCTGAACAAGTACTGGGaattatggaaaaagaaatacggTAAAGAGTACCAAAATAAGGTAAGAGGGCTCCACAGTAGCTCCTggagttaaaaataaaagaagtacatatttttttttataagcaaGGTCTTCTCGTCCGCTAATGGTGACTTCTGCTTTAATTCTCAGAATCAAGAAGAGCTGCGTCGAATGACTTGGGAAAAGAACGTACAATTTATCGCGCTGCACAATCTCGAATATTCGCTGGGCTTGCATTCTTATGAACTTGGGATGAATAACTTAGGAGATATGGTTAGCtatgttgatttatttaatgGATATTTAAACGGTACTGCCAcgctttgggaaaaaaatgtggatGGTGAAGATTAAAGAGTACAGCAGGTTGAATTTTTTTagggagcagggagttggactagaagacctccaaggttccttccaactcatttattctgttgttctactattctgttatttcttcttTTGGCTAAATTAATGCATGTATTTCTGATCTTTCCACAGACCAATGAGGAAGTGTCATTGCTCCTGACCGGCTTGAAGATCCCATCCTGGTGGAACCGAAATTCCACATCGCATAAATCCATCGTAGGCATCAGCATTCCTGACTCCATAGACTGGAAGGCCAAAGGATATGTCACAAATGTTAAAGACCAGGTGAGAAGGACTTTTAAACATCAATCAGTCTGTTCAGGATATTTTTGTGCAACTGATTTTGACCATTTTGTCTTTCAGTATTCATGTGGCGCTTGCTGGGCCTTCAGTGCGGTTGGCGCCCTGGAAGCTCAATTAAAACGCAAGACTGGAAAACTGGTGTCGCTTAGCTCACAGAATCTTGTTGATTGCTCCAATTTCTATGGGAACCATGGCTGTAATGGAGGTTACATGCCTGCTGCTTTCCAGTATATCATAGATAATAAAGGAATCAACTCCGAGGCTACCTATCCATATAAGGCCAAGGTTTGTATGGTTATTGTTGCAGAAAATTGCTTACAAATTGTGTGCAAACTTGCTGTGAATTGGGGTGTCCAATCTTaaaaattttaagatttgtggacttcaattcccagaattcagggagttgaacttgaagtccacagatcttaaagttaccaaggttggacaaTCCTGGTTTAAATTCTGTCTCTCTTTGATCTTCTTTCATGATAGTTTGCAAAGCATGGGGAATGTTGTAATTAAACCTTCACATTTAATCATTTACCTGACTTCCTCGACGGAGGTTGCAATCCTACGCACAGCAACATAAATAAGCCCTTGCTACTTGTTCCAAACTTAATTTATAGGATTGTGCCGTAAGATCCATTTGGGCTTCTGTGTAATTATCCcactttaagaaaaagaaaaggaataattcAGAATGAATGGCTGCTCCAacttaaaagatatatatatttgtttcattTGCATCAAATGAGCATTATCAAGGTGGCACCTGCACCTTTTGAAGCAACGAAAGAGGTGACTATGTCATGGAATTAAATTATATTGCAATGAATCAACCATTAATTATAAGCAGTGATCTTTTAACATATTTTCTCAATCCTGATCACTGCTATAAAAATTGCATGCTTTTCATTTATCCCTCATCATGCTTTTGCTGACCAAACTGAGGCGGAGAAATGCTTATCGTGAGTCCAGacccatttattttactttaattaaAACCTTGTTTTTTTCAAGACACCCAATGCAACATCCATTTATTGAGGTTGGGCTGAGTCCCAAGCCATAAATTTTAGCACCTCCCAAAGGTGTTGGCCTCACCTACAACATGAAGGAGGCTGGGgttttaaaatccagagaaattatttatttaaggtTATTTAAGAAATAAGCCAGAGGGAAAAGCACTGAGATTGAGCGGGGCACAAATCTGTGGGTTTACTCAGGTGGAAAACTAGTTTGGACTTTTTCCTGTTTCCCACAGGATGGGCTATGTCATTATAATCCCGCTGCACGAGCTGCTACCTGTTCTAAATATATCTTGCTTCCTTCTGGTAATGAGACTTACCTTCAGGATGCTGTAGCCAAGATTGGACCAGTGTCAGTGGCCATCAATGCAAACCAGccaacattctttctgtataagcaAGGTGAGGTCTtaacattcacacacacatacatacacacacacacagagacccaGAAGGAAATGTGTCTGCATATATGTTGATCTGTTAAATGAAAAAGATTTGGTTTTGTGAGCTTGGGATCCTGGGTTCCCAATAAACATTTTCAAGTGATTTCAACTTTTTCCCAAATAGGAGTTTATAATGATGCCAGATGCACCAGTCAGCATTTGAATCATGCCGTCCTTGTGGTTGGATACGGAAAGGAGAATGGCATGGATTACTGGCTTGTGAAGAACAGGTATGCCAGCCCTTGGGCAGTTTCAGGGGCTAAACCAGGATTAATAATCTGGCATAGTTATTTTAAGATGCTTTGGTCTTAAATATAAACACAGCATTCTTTTCTTACAAGGAGAAATCCTGCCTAGGATTTAATTTAGGGACAGTTGAAGAATTAGTAGCTTCTGTCAGTTTGCAAAGGTACAGGAGGGAAATTATGCATGATGTCTGATCCATTTTTATGCAAGAAAAAATGAATTGTAAATGGATTGAAGTGATGGATAATTTTGCAAATCTCTTGATTTATAAGCCATATTCATGGCTTCTCAAGCAAAAAAAGGAGACCCAAATTATTAGATATATTCTCTCTTAGTATGTTGTGAGGATGCAGCTTGCAAGGGGCCACCACTCTTTTGTACCAGCATCTTTGACTAGTTTTGTCCCTTGTCAATCAAAGCATCTAATTTTTCAGACACCAAAGAAATCTTGTATAATTTGAGAAATATCAGTGGCATTCGCAACCCACAACACTGCATCCTCATTTAGACTCCTTACTTAAGAAAGCTCCTTCCTAAAGCATATGTtcattattttcctctttttattccAACAGCTGGGGAATCAATTTTGGCCATGAAGGCTATA comes from Ahaetulla prasina isolate Xishuangbanna chromosome 17, ASM2864084v1, whole genome shotgun sequence and encodes:
- the CTSK gene encoding cathepsin K isoform X2, which produces MWSLVLLLATLLPVANVAAMESSLDKMLDSQWELWKKIHRKDYNGKMEEIPRRIIWEKNLKYINTHNLEFSLGRHTFELAMNHLGDMTSEEVVQKMMGLKVPPSRIQNNETLYIPDWEKKVPDTVDYRKKGYVTPVKNQGQCGSCWAFSSVGALEGQLKKKTGKVLNLSPQNLVDCVTSNSGCGGGYMTNAFEYVRENRGIDSDVSYPYIGQDENCMYNPTGKAAKCRGFREIPEGNERALKRAVARIGPVSVGIDASLSSFQFYSRGVYYDENCNAGNINHAVLAVGYGSQKGTKHWIVKNSWGEEWGDKGYILMARNMENACGIANLASFPKM
- the LOC131186545 gene encoding cathepsin S-like isoform X2, whose protein sequence is MFRMERHVWLMAFCVIVASAPQWRRDPKLNKYWELWKKKYGKEYQNKNQEELRRMTWEKNVQFIALHNLEYSLGLHSYELGMNNLGDMTNEEVSLLLTGLKIPSWWNRNSTSHKSIVGISIPDSIDWKAKGYVTNVKDQYSCGACWAFSAVGALEAQLKRKTGKLVSLSSQNLVDCSNFYGNHGCNGGYMPAAFQYIIDNKGINSEATYPYKAKTYLQDAVAKIGPVSVAINANQPTFFLYKQGVYNDARCTSQHLNHAVLVVGYGKENGMDYWLVKNSWGINFGHEGYIKIARNQGNRCGIASYCSYPLI
- the LOC131186545 gene encoding cathepsin S-like isoform X1, whose amino-acid sequence is MFRMERHVWLMAFCVIVASAPQWRRDPKLNKYWELWKKKYGKEYQNKNQEELRRMTWEKNVQFIALHNLEYSLGLHSYELGMNNLGDMTNEEVSLLLTGLKIPSWWNRNSTSHKSIVGISIPDSIDWKAKGYVTNVKDQYSCGACWAFSAVGALEAQLKRKTGKLVSLSSQNLVDCSNFYGNHGCNGGYMPAAFQYIIDNKGINSEATYPYKAKDGLCHYNPAARAATCSKYILLPSGNETYLQDAVAKIGPVSVAINANQPTFFLYKQGVYNDARCTSQHLNHAVLVVGYGKENGMDYWLVKNSWGINFGHEGYIKIARNQGNRCGIASYCSYPLI
- the CTSK gene encoding cathepsin K isoform X1 — encoded protein: MAKMWSLVLLLATLLPVANVAAMESSLDKMLDSQWELWKKIHRKDYNGKMEEIPRRIIWEKNLKYINTHNLEFSLGRHTFELAMNHLGDMTSEEVVQKMMGLKVPPSRIQNNETLYIPDWEKKVPDTVDYRKKGYVTPVKNQGQCGSCWAFSSVGALEGQLKKKTGKVLNLSPQNLVDCVTSNSGCGGGYMTNAFEYVRENRGIDSDVSYPYIGQDENCMYNPTGKAAKCRGFREIPEGNERALKRAVARIGPVSVGIDASLSSFQFYSRGVYYDENCNAGNINHAVLAVGYGSQKGTKHWIVKNSWGEEWGDKGYILMARNMENACGIANLASFPKM